A genomic region of Trifolium pratense cultivar HEN17-A07 linkage group LG3, ARS_RC_1.1, whole genome shotgun sequence contains the following coding sequences:
- the LOC123915469 gene encoding cyclin-dependent kinase F-1-like, producing the protein MATERQSKSWSIHTRSEIIAKYQIMERIGSGAYADVYRGRRLSDDLTVALKEIHDYQSAFREIETLQMLQGSPNVVVLHEYFWREDEDAVIVLEYLTTDLSTVISNAAKEGIPLPVGEIKRWMIQILSGLDSCHRNMIVHRDLKPSNLLISDSGILKLADFGQARILTEHGFDAFEENPPPCENDSSNNESSLHVRCENQEQGSSHEEYIGVSDELKTKRSADDVDKDTNILDGNTSCLATCTTSDMDNDPMRTSFSYEATEGEDRESGGFTSCVGTRWFRAPELLYGSINYGLEIDLWSLGCIFAELLTLKPLFPGTADIDQLSRIINVLGNLDERAWSDCSKLPDYGIISFSKVENPAGVEACLPNRSPDEVSLVKKLVCYDPARRATTMELLHDKYFIEEPLPVPVSELRVPLTRNTEDEDSVGGWQDYNDMGSDSDFDDFGPVNFTRTGTGFSIQFP; encoded by the exons ATGGCGACGGAGCGTCAATCCAAGAGTTGGAGCATCCATACCCGATCGGAGATCATCGCCAAGTACCAAATCATGGAACGAATCGGCTCCGGAGCTTACGCCGATGTTTACCGTGGCCGTCGTCTCTCCGACGACCTAACAGTTGCTCTCAAAGAAATCCACGACTACCAATCCGCCTTCCGAGAAATCGAAACATTGCAAATGCTTCAAGGTTCTCCAAACGTCGTCGTTTTGCACGAATACTTCTGGCGTGAAGACGAAGACGCTGTTATCGTTCTTGAATATCTCACCACCGACTTGTCTACCGTCATTTCCAATGCCGCCAAGGAAGGTATTCCACTTCCCGTTGGTGAGATAAAGCGCTGGATGATTCAGATTCTTTCCGGTCTTGATTCCTGTCACCGGAATATGATTGTTCATCGTGATTTGAAGCCTTCTAATCTCTTGATTTCTGATTCTGGTATTCTCAAATTGGCTGATTTTGGACAG GCAAGGATACTCACAGAACATGGATTTGATGCTTTTGAGGAAAATCCACCACCATGTGAGAATGATAGTTCTAACAATGAAAGTTCACTTCATGTGAGATGTGAAAATCAAGAGCAGGGAAGCAGTCATGAAGAGTATATTGGTGTTTCAGATGAGCTGAAAACAAAGAGATCTGCGGATGATGTTGAtaaggatacaaatattctGGATGGAAATACTTCTTGCCTTGCAACGTGCACAACAAGTGATATGGATAATGATCCTATGAGAACTTCTTTTAGTTATGAAGCAACGGAGGGGGAAGATAGAGAAAGTGGTGGTTTCACGTCATGTGTTGGAACTCGCTGGTTCCGTGCTCCTGAATTGCTTTACGGATCTATTAACTATGGTTTAGAAATTGATCTTTGGTCACTTGGATGTATTTTTGCTGAGCTCTTGACTCTTAAGCCCTTGTTTCCTGGAACGGCTGATATTGACCAGCTCAGTAGAATTATTAATGTTTTGGGCAACCTAGATGAGAGAGCTTGGTCTGATTGTTCAAAACTTCCTGATTACGGAATAATCTCGTTTAGCAAGGTAGAAAACCCTGCTGGTGTTGAAGCCTGCCTGCCCAACCGCTCACCCGATGAAGTATCTCTTGTCAAAAAACTGGTTTGTTATGATCCGGCTAGGAGGGCTACAACAATGGAGCTACTCCATGACAAGTACTTTATTGAAGAACCTCTTCCTGTTCCTGTTTCTGAGTTGCGAGTTCCTTTGACCAGAAATACAGAAGACGAGGATTCTGTTGGTGGGTGGCAGGATTACAATGACATGggttctgattctgattttgatgACTTTGGCCCTGTGAATTTCACCAGAACTGGTACCGGTTTCTCCATACAGTTTCCTTGA
- the LOC123915475 gene encoding protein NRT1/ PTR FAMILY 1.1-like, with protein sequence MEESIEQNKAIETEHVGRKKLGGYRTMPFIIANEAFEKVANVGLHVNMILYLLSEYHADPSTAAIIIFLWNAGSNFMPLFGAFLSDSCLGRYRVIAWGTIIDLLGLIVLWLTAIIRHARPDCKNGQTCETATGMQYLFLFTSLALMSFGAGGIRPCSLAFAADQINNPKNPKNARIMKSFFNWYYVSVGVSVMFSVVFIVYIQVEAGWIIGFGIPVGLMLFSSVMFFMGSFMYVKVKPNKTLLAGFAQVIVASWKNRHLTLPPHANNSGLWYFHSGSNLVQPTDKARFLNKACIIKNREKDIDSNGMPTDPWSLCTVRQVEELKAVIKVLPIWSTGITIAITISQQSFSVVQAGTMNRMVHKFEIPSTSYGAFGILTLTIWVAIYDRIIVPLLTKYTKKGKGPTLKQRMGIGIAISCLATLVAALVEKKRRNEAIREGFIDNPKGVVNMSAMWLVPQHCLVGFAEALNVIGQIEFFYSQFPKTMSSIAVAFFALGFGTGNLVASIIVKVVKIGTQRGGEVSWLSSNINQGHYDYYYWLLTILGLVNLLYFLLCSWAYGSVEDIKNWDEEEVDTKCDEEEHI encoded by the exons atggaggAGTCAATTGAGCAAAACAAAGCCATAGAGACAGAACATGTTGGAAGGAAAAAGCTTGGTGGATATAGAACCATGCCCTTTATCATAG CAAATGAGGCTTTTGAGAAGGTTGCAAATGTAGGGCTTCATGTGAACATGATTTTGTACCTACTGAGTGAATATCATGCAGACCCTTCAACTGCAGCTATCATAATATTTCTGTGGAATGCTGGATCCAATTTTATGCCACTCTTTGGTGCTTTTCTTTCTGATTCTTGTCTTGGTCGATATCGTGTTATTGCTTGGGGAACAATTATCGACCTTCTT GGATTAATTGTGTTGTGGCTTACTGCAATAATTAGGCATGCAAGGCCAGATTGCAAAAATGGACAAACATGTGAAACAGCAACAGGAATGCAATACTTGTTTCTTTTCACTTCACTTGCTCTAATGTCTTTTGGAGCTGGTGGTATTAGGCCATGTTCTTTAGCTTTTGCAGCTGATCAAATAAACAATCCGAAAAATCCGAAAAATGCGAGAATCATGAAGAGTTTCTTTAATTGGTATTATGTTTCAGTTGGTGTTTCAGTAATGTTTTCAGTGGTATTCATAGTATACATTCAAGTTGAAGCTGGATGGATTATTGGTTTTGGTATTCCTGTGGGTCTTATGTTGTTTTCTTCTGTCATGTTTTTCATGGGATCATTTATGTATGTTAAAGTGAAACCAAACAAAACTTTGCTTGCTGGATTTGCTCAAGTAATTGTTGCATCATGGAAAAATAGACACTTGACACTTCCTCCTCATGCAAACAACTCTGGTTTGTGGTATTTCCATAGTGGCTCTAATCTTGTTCAGCCTACGGATAAAGCAAG GTTCTTGAACAAGGCTTGCATTATCAAGAACAGAGAAAAGGATATAGATTCTAATGGAATGCCAACTGATCCATGGAGTTTATGTACAGTAAGACAAGTAGAGGAATTAAAAGCAGTGATCAAAGTCCTTCCAATTTGGTCAACTGGCATCACAATTGCCATTACAATAAGTCAACAATCATTTTCTGTGGTCCAAGCAGGAACAATGAACAGAATGGTTCACAAGTTTGAGATTCCATCAACAAGTTATGGTGCATTTGGAATCCTCACTTTAACCATATGGGTAGCTATTTATGACCGAATTATAGTTCCTTTGTTAACAAAATACACTAAGAAAGGAAAAGGACCAACTTTAAAGCAAAGAATGGGAATTGGTATAGCAATATCATGTTTAGCTACATTAGTGGCAGCATTAGtagagaaaaagagaagaaatgaaGCAATTAGAGAAGGGTTTATAGATAATCCTAAAGGTGTAGTGAACATGTCAGCAATGTGGTTAGTGCCTCAACATTGTTTAGTTGGTTTTGCTGAGGCATTAAACGTGATTGGacaaattgagtttttttattcACAATTTCCTAAAACTATGTCTAGTATTGCTGTTGCTTTTTTTGCTCTTGGATTTGGGACAGGAAATTTGGTTGCTAGTATTATAGTTAAGGTTGTTAAAATTGGGACACAAAGAGGAGGTGAAGTTAGTTGGTTATCATCAAATATTAATCAAGGGCACTATGATTATTACTATTGGTTACTCACTATTTTAGGTTTGGTTAATTTGTTATACTTCTTGTTGTGTAGTTGGGCTTATGGGAGTGTTGAAGATATCAAAAATTGGGATGAAGAAGAGGTTGATACAAAATGTGATGAGGAAGAACATATCTAG